Part of the Vigna unguiculata cultivar IT97K-499-35 chromosome 3, ASM411807v1, whole genome shotgun sequence genome, aaacgAGGActaaagacataattaaacctaaagaaaatattatagatgTGTTGGCAATACGTTACTTTTTAGTTTCTAACTTtctaagtaattaaaaattttaaagttaggATTACaagtaataaaatgaaagaataatgatgcagatttataatttttttaaatatatgaaaaatgcaatgcAGCGAAATATTTTACtggtttacattttttaaaggATTAGTGCAAACTATCTGTTGCGTAAATGAAAGtaaacaattattatatatggACAAACCTTTTATAAATTCCTGTAGCATATAAAaggaattttaattattttttcataatacacacaaactaaatttattttaaaaaaaatagaaaaattgtttCGTAAGTGAATTAACTCACAGataaattaaatgtattttaaaaaagaattcatgaataaattaattttagaatataaaaaaaataattgtataaatttatgtatctttcaaaaataaattatatagttTTACATTGTTAAATAAATGAGATATCTTCTGaaggaaaaaatgaaaataaaattttgaataaaaatgcttaattcaattaaaatacaaaagaaacataaaatatatgtaaaaaggACAatctatgaaaaataaaatatgaattttatagttttaaatttctttctcTATTTATTCTTCTAcaacatgatatatatatatatatatatatatatatatatatatatatatatatatgcttttttattttattttatttctcctcAATCTCTCGAATTATTTTCCCTCTGTCATTAtatgttactttttttaattatttttatatatacataattcaTTGATGTATTATTTAGAAGATATAAATGAAAACACAAACTGACAGACATGTGCCTGTACTTctgttaatttatataaaaattatatataactaaatatcTAATAAGGGATGCAAGTTCAgatccaaaataaaaaactgaGGAATGCAGTTAGAGATGTActgaatagaaataaaataaaaaaaaaaacgagataCACTATTAATTTAGTGAAAAATTCATtacatatttactatttttaaaagtaCAGTTACCGACAAAATAACTTACATTGACCtcatatattatacattttatattcaaaattttcacatcaacaatattttaatatatattaccatataataatataaaattttacttatttctttaaattattaaacctttcaaaacaattattacatttattatatatatatatataaacttaattatttaaatatagtaataattattattatattattcaatttaataaaaaaaattatgcttacGGGTCTCATGCCAGTTATTCAAAAAGTGAAGTTTTGAATCATGATACTCTTTATTGTTGCATGAgaatgtaattttgtttttacaatataAATGTATTTCAGTTAAATATGGAAggactaattatttaattcctGAAAAAGTAAATTCTGATTTTAATTgctatattcttatattttctatatttttcatAGCCATCATCAATATAAGAAAAGTTCACgatttaaaatcataatattttatgattatatcattttaaaagaattaaattatgattatatagaAATAGTTTTCTTATACTGCTAATgctttttaaatcaaattaagaaaataatagcataaatgtttgaatttaatttcaatgcattattaattattaatataaaagcaTTTGTATTGTtaacttaaaagataatatttaaaatatttttttaaacattaattaccataaaatgaaagaataatAAAGTGTTTCCTCCTTGTAAATACTTCTAGTTAGAACATTATTCAGTATTTAGTATAAacatgtttttcacaaaaatataattgatcaGATTGTGAATCAGAACTCAAAAAAAGTCCATAcaatttattaaactaaaatatacttttaacttatattaaataacaatgaatgcttatattttttgttcttaatttgaaaataatgattttttagaTACAACTTATGTGATCGCTGATAATCATTTATTGATTATTCATCAGTGTGTTTGGTTTCATGTCGAATTGACGTGTAATTGGTTTTTCAACCTAAATTCATGATATAtttggttttaaaattaattttaaactaaaaaattcacattaaagaaaaagttaatattatcagaaaagaaaagttaataTTATCAGGTTATGCGTTCAACAATCCATTGCtccaaaatcaatttttcaacATCATTCCAAATACACTTTATGTATTAAACAAATTAGAGATGACGAAATGTTAACAAGTGATGTCTCCTAAGTttgataaatgttttaaattttttatcttaaaataaatattagagaATGAGAATCATCgttccaaattaaaaaaaaaattaagataaaaactcacatatttcatgaaaattaaaaatatattaaacttattttaattattcacgttaatacattaaaataagtGTAGGTGTAAAAAGTTAATATGTAGCTCTGAACAGCGCCGCGTGTTACAGATATAATGCTAAGGTAAGTCTGACACTCAAGAAGAGAGATACAGAGTCACGAGACTTCTGaggttatgtttttttttaaacacttttataattatattttgcctaaaatattgtaaatttatttttatctacatATATTTTGCctaaaatattgtaaatttattttttatttaaaaagtattagtATTACCTTTGATAATGactcttttttttataactactatattttttatcatcatcagtGTTTAGATATTTTAAACATAAGGTATAGAAAAGGCAACCTTAGATAGTCATGTGAACAGATTtggtatttattttgttttgacgtgtgaattgattttgtattttgttttgtagGTTGTTCTGAAGTTTGTGTCTCAACCAATGTCGGTAAGGGGTTTCTGGAGACATGCagtttaaataaattcaaatcacCTAGGGTCCATCTTTTTGGACCCCTCCACAAAACTTGTCTCCTGAAAAATTTACGGGGTTTTGCTATATACACTCCTAAACTTACATAAATACCCTTTTCATTATCTACTTCAAATACTTTTCTCCCTCTTTTACCCTATTCTACTCCTTCCCTCTCCCTATCCTATTGTGTACCTCTTCTACTTCAAGAACCTCACAACTCTATCttattaaataacacataacaattatattataataaatattatatttataagtgGCGTagtaataatagttatttttttattttcacgaTCATATATTGTTAGCTACTTAGTATTGTTGAATGAATCATTACAATCAACAATTTTATTTCTTGTCTTATTTATGGAAAATAGTTATCATTTTGGAAGcacatgaaaattttgaaaatgactGTTTTCGCCTATTGTCCTGGATAGCATTTTATTCCATGGTTCTGAAAGGTACTTTTCAAAATTGCTTCAAAATGACTAGAacaattatatcaaattttagttatttgtgTATGAAATGAATAAtgtcataaaaaaacatttataaattaaaaatataatttaaacaaactCATGAAAAAACTTCAATCTTCCCgacgatgaaaaaaaaacacacaaaaatgattttaagaaactattataagaaaaaaatttattatgggAAAACTGTTTAcgcaaattattttcaagtacaaaaaaattgtcattataAAGACAGGTAAAGGAAGAGATGGGGGTTGGATTATCATATTAGATTTTCTCCTATGTACTTCTTCATAATACCTACATTTCTGCATTCATTCACATCACaagtttgaaacaaaaagaGAGACATGGGGGTTGGATTATCATATTAGATTTTCTCCAACAATTGAAGAAAACTAATAAGATTCACAaggatattaaattatttttttaagaaataaaatttaaatgaaaattatgcTGCATCTGAAACttccttttttaaattttaaagttcaaAGGACTTGCATAGAACAGAGTACATACATATCATACTTGTTTAAAATCAATTCAACACTATTTATTTACTAGAGTGTAGAAAGTAAGGAAATTAACTACGGAAGagaacaataaaaatatgaagtaGCAGATGAAGCAATGACTTAGCCCATGGCATATTTTTGAGTCCATGACCGGGCAGTGGCCTCATACTTGGGTCTATCAGTTTTGTACATATGAGCAATCTCAGGCACCAGAGGATCATCTGGGTTGGGATCTGTCAGCAGAGAACATATAGACAAAAGgacctacaatttttttaacatttttagtaTATCACTaccaagaaaattaaaaaaagaaattatcagaTAGATTACCTTGGATATTGTGAGGGCAGGGCTCCACTGCTCTTTGAGAATGTCTAGGCAGATACTACCATTACTGTTGATATTAGGATGGAAAACCTTTGTCCGGAATGAAACCTTAACCAACAGATAATGAATACGTATTAATGAAAAAACTTGCATTTGGAACTGATTATGTCTAAAATCCTTGAATTTCTCTACTCACAACTAGCCATTTCTTTAACTGATAacgattaaaaaatataacaaaattaaacaagaGTCATCAACCAATCATCTAATGAATAAATCAGATACATTACTCTGCAAGTCCACAACAAATAGTTAAATCCACTACAATCAGATACATTATTGCCTTGCTTGGTCCtttatataaacttaaattaaattcagtCATTTACAGCACATCAATGCAAAAGTCTAATGAAATTGAAACTCTTcatacaaaaaagaagaagtcaTAGTTAGCACAAGAAAAACCAGTCCCAGTGCATGCATACATATAGCCATATACATAACAGAATTGTGAATAGAGTATAGTAGAGGTTTGATTTACCTTGGGTGGTTTGAAAGGATAATCAGGAGGGAAGTGAATTGACACAAGAAATACACCTCCAGCAAATGGGCTATCAGCAGGGCCCATAATTGTAGCTTGCCAATGGAACATGTCATCAGCCACTGGACCTGcatataaaagttcaattattcaGACACTGACA contains:
- the LOC114176800 gene encoding ubiquitin-conjugating enzyme E2-17 kDa-like — translated: MATKRINKELKDLQKDPPASCSAGPVADDMFHWQATIMGPADSPFAGGVFLVSIHFPPDYPFKPPKVSFRTKVFHPNINSNGSICLDILKEQWSPALTISKVLLSICSLLTDPNPDDPLVPEIAHMYKTDRPKYEATARSWTQKYAMG